GTGATGTGCTCATCTACACAGCTGAATTTTTAGATTGCCAGTATTTATTCAGCAGTTTCTAATGCCTCATCATTCCTAACAGCGCCACAGCAGGGTATAAGCCAATTGCTTGGTCTGAGAGCTCAAGTGCTGCTGTCCAAAAAGAACCTGCTCAGAAAAAAAGCTCTCTGAGATTTTAGATCTCAATCCATTTGAGTTCCAGGTGCAAACTTCAATCCCTTCACGCATTCCATGCTGCTTCCATACTGCACTTCTATTGTCAGGGTTTTATTAGAAGCTTTTAGGTTTAGTCTCATTCAACAATTTATTGTAGCATTTGTTTATTTCTGACTCATGCTACTATATGCAGAAAACTGAGTTTATAGTCATGGTCGCTGTAAAGAAGATCGGCAGCAACTGGTGGTACAATGCGTGCAAAAAATGCATGAAGACAACAAAACGCCATGGTGATTCCTACAAGTGCACAAATGCTAAGTGTAACAACATTGGGATACCCAATCCAAGGTTAGTTACCTGAATTCGAACTTCTCATCCTTCTTGATCAGATACTTTCTGTTGCCTATTCTGATCTTAGCGTCAATAGGTTCAAGTTATCCATACTAGCTGGTGACGACACAAATGCTGCTGAGTTCATTCTGTTTGGGAGGCAAGCTCAGCGACTGACAAGAAAATCGGCTGACACCCTTGTGGCTGAAAACCCAACTGACTTCATTCCAGATGAGATTACAAGGCTGCTTGAGAAGACGTTCACATGGATAGTCAGTTTTACTGATAGCACCACAGATTCCGGCACCATAACACTCCAAGTCAACACAGTGGTTGGAGAAGTCGGTCAAGGAGGCTCTATCATTCCAGCCATGCCAACCACATCCCAAACATCCTCACTCATGCTGTCAGAAGGTGCCACCACCAGCGTGCATGGCGCTTCTCACCAGGATGCTTCTCACCAGAACCATGCTCTTCCTATGTCACCACTTGCTGCCTGCTCTGTTGATAGCCATGCCTCCAATGCCTCCCCGGTCAGGCCTGCCTTACCTGCATCTGATGCGCCGCAGACTCCACAGAGTGTGAAGAGCACAGCTAATTACAAGGTACGCGCTCCTCGATTTGTTATAAACTACCTGCTGCTTCTTACAGCACACATTCCTGATCGCCTTTGCATCTGTCATCATAGGACAAGTCTGAAAATCATGCTGTGAAGCCTTCTAAGAGTGCTCTGGTGCCATAAAAGACATCCACTAGGAAAAGGTGAGGCATCCTTACAAATTCTCACGTGGACACACGCTTTTCTAGAAATGCTTATAGTGCTGCTTATAGGTCTCGTTCAACAAGCAAAGGAAACGTGGCCAAGAAACTCCTCATTGATGATGAGGCCGAGGAAGACGACGGTGGCAGCAGCGGGGGTGCGGCCTCTGCTGATCAGCAAAGGTGCCCTTTCTATGTCTCTCTTTTAAATCAAAAGCCTAGCCTATAGACCCTGGCAAATATGCTGATGTTCCTTTCAATCCAGTTATGTGGTCGAGGCTTATATATCTGATCACATACCTTTGCTCATGAACAAACTAGAACCTGATCTGCAAAGCTTCCATGAGCCTTCTTGATTTATAGACCAAAAGATGgatataaacatatacatcctGCATTTTTGCTTGCTGAGTTTACGAAACAAATAATTTGCCTAGCTACTGCCTACTTTTTTAGAACACTTGGTTGATATGTGGATATTCAAATGAACTAGACATGTCAGGTTAGATGTGAATTTGAAAATGAGAGCCTAGGTGGATATACTTGCTATGCTACTGCTCAGAGTTCTCTCGATGCACTCCCTCAAACCAGGTTCATCGCTGTAAATTCTATGTTCCTAGGATACATGTGCTAAGCCTGGAATGAGCTGGCTATTCTAACTAACCCAGAATAAATGTGGCAAGTAACTTTATTTACacattacatgaggactctccAACGTGTTTTGCGTGCTTCTTTTACATCACCATGCTAGATACATATTGGGAATTTAACTTCTGTCATTTTGCAGCcccagcaaggaagcatgagcAGACAAGCTCATGCTTATTTTGCCGCTCCATGTTGCAGCCAACTTTTGGGTGTCTTTAGTCTGCATCGACGCATCATCTTCGTCGGCATGTGCCTGCAACATGTGTAGCGTTTTGGTTAGGTTTCTCTTCCAAAGACAATTCAAGTTAGTATCAAAAGCTACCGGCTAGGCTGCTTGGTAGCTACTGATACTGGTTATACCATTTATGGTGATCGGATGTGCTCTAGCTATGATGTCCTTGATGCCAGACAGATGCCAAAAAAAACGGTAGGATAGTTAGGTGATCGGATGTGCTGTAATCTTATATTTCAAATTGCCGGACGGACACCTCAGATCTTATCGGTAGGGTAGTCCAGCTGAATGAATGTGCTGTAATATTCATCATTTAAGTGCTGAACAAACACATAGGCAAGGTGGATGCATGTGTTGTGATGTTAATCGTCTAAATGCCAAACAATCACATTCGATTATAACTTCCTCGGATGTGTTTATGTGCCTGGAATGCGCATGCCAAGTAACTCATAATGATTGCTTTTTATTTTCTTACGTGCTTTTTAATTGTTTATATGGTAGGACGTGCGTCGCGTGCCGAATGGTCTAGTGTATATAAACTAGAGATCCACAGCCGAGTCGACCAGTGAGTGCAGTCCAGCGGCATGGCAGCATGCATGTGCTGCAGCATGGAAGATCGCCGCCGATGCACATCTAGGAGTAGTACGCAATACGCTGCATGCCTGCAGGGCGGCCGGATATACATAAATAAAAAACGGAAATGCTACATGGAGAGGGCTCTTGATTTCTGTTACTTTGTTGAACAATTGTTGAACAAAGAGAAAATAAAGAGAAAGGTATGTAGCTTCACAAATACTCCCTGCGTTTTAAAATGttggtcgttttggcttttttagattcatagtatttgctatgcatctagatataacatatgtctagatacataacaaaatatatgaatctaaaaaagtcaaaacaacatacattttggaatggagggagtagaaggAAGTagcatgaaaaagaaaaaataacagAATCATCTCCATCGCCAACAAGTACTTCATTGCCGGCGGGTTGTGAGCAGATcggccggcggcgagtcgcCGCCGGGCGCGGGTGGAGggatggcgccgccggccgggtggTGGAGGATCTCCGGTGGGCGGAGTCGGCAGTAGGGTGAGCTGTGGGCGGAGTTGGATGTAGGCGGACGGAAGCCGGATGGAGAGGAGGAGAAAGGAGGGCAGTGCTCGCCGGCGTTGGAAATGAAGCCGGCGAGACGGACAGCGGGGATAGGGACGGGGGCGGGATGTGGGGaggcgaggaggaagacgacacAGGATGAAGGCGAGTGGAGATGGAAGAAATTTGTACAGCTAGGCTCActcaagcaaataaaaaaaatgacccATAATAATAAGATGGGTGGGTTAACAAAATTCACTCCGGTCGGCTTGTCACCTTGTGTTGTGGCCCATTTTTGGGCGGACGACGTCGACGTGAGGGAGCTGCTGGGTCAGCACATTTGTCACATTAAGCATTCTCACTCAAGATTTTATATTTTAGGCATCTAAACTGTCCCAACAAACACAGTCAAATTTATTctagaataattttttttgttccggaACAACTTTTTGATTGTTTCATCAATAAAAAAATTGTtcagaaacaaaaaaattattccaaaataaaaaataattattgaGCCTTTTATGATAGTTTCACTACCAGTTATACGAGTTAATTTTAATATTTGGGCAACGTGACGTGCCCGATGCAAAACGTGCGATCCACGAAAACGCGGCCCAACCCCGTGCCGCCCACCGTTCTTCTACATGGAGTTCGCAGCGTGCCCGCCACGGTCTCTGCAGGTGGGTCCCACACCAGATtctatggccttgtttggttccaaacttttttcataagtccctatcacatcataAAGAATCtttctattttatagtattaaataaaatctgtttataaatattttttgacagctgagtgctttttcgcgagacgaatctaatgagccaaattaattcataatttgctacagtgatgctacaattatttttataattaatttttatttaatacttctaaatataaaaaaaactatagGGACTAATTCCCTGAACCAAACCAGCCCTATATACCCTCACGGGAGTGCCCCCTCGCCTCACGTATCCCTCCACTGCTGTCGCCGACCGCCACCCAACTCATCTAGggtttccgccgccgccgccgtccccgtccgATCAACTCGCCGGCGCATCCGCGCGTGTTTCCCCGCCGCCGTATGTGCGTCCGCCCCCTCGCCAACCTGGACCGCCGGCACCGCACCCCTCTCTGCCCCGATGTCGTCGAGGACGCCCACGGCGGGGTCCCGCGGCGCCGCTGGCGCTGGCGGAGGCCGGAAGAAGCAGGCGGCGGCTAGCGGCGCGAGACCGGCGCCGAGGCAGCACGTCCGGATGATCCAAGAGCacctggcgcgcgcgcgcgaggaggagcggcgcgcggaggagaggcgccgggaggaggaggcgaggcgcgccgaggaggagcgcagggccagggaggaggcggagaggcgcgccgaggaggagaggagggcgcgGGAGGAGAGGCGGCGCAAGAGGCAGGAGGAGGCGCGGaagcgggccgagcgggaggagAAGCGCCGGATGGAGGATGCGCGAAGGCGGCTCGGCATCGCCGTCCCTGATGCCGCCAGCGGTGAGGGTAGGCACAGAAGGCCCGTGTATGAGTCGAGAAAGTCAAAATCACAGCCCAAGCATCAATCTGGAACTAATTTGGGAGAAACTCATGTAATTGAGAAGCAATTGGAGGACATGCAGAGCAATGCTTCCCTGGAAGATACTGATGGAGTAGTTGTTGATGTGCTGGAATTGAGCAAGGAACAGATTACCCAACCATTATCAGAAGATAGCAGTGGAATCGACGACGATGATGCTTGGGAGAATAAGAGCTTTGGCGAATTTGATGCTCAGTTGTGTGGTGATTCTCCCCCttttggagaagaggaagatgagCGAACAGAGGAAAAACATGTGTACTCTGCTGCTCCGATTGCTGACTCGATGAGTTTATCTGATGATATTGGGGAAGATGTGGTCTCTATCCTTCAGGATGATGGTTCAAGCAATGGCATTGATAGGGAGCTTCGAGCACCAATATGTTGTATCCTTGGGCACGTGGATGCTGGAAAAACAAAGCTGCTTGATTGCATCCGGCGAAGCAATGTTCAGGGTGGAGAGGCTGGGGGAATCACACAGCAGATTGGTGCAACCTACTTACCAGTTGAGAATATCAGGGAGAGGTCCTCCCTGAAAGATGAGGCCACAATCAAGGTTCCTGGTTTGCTTGTAATTGACACCCCTGGCCACCAGTCATTCAGTAACATGCGCTTGAGGGGATCAAGTTTGTGTGACATTGCTGTAGTGGTTGTTGATATTACGCGTGGGCTGGAGAAGCAGACCATTGAGTCCCTTGATCTTTTGAAACACCGCAACGTGAGGTTTATTGTTGCCTTGAACAAGGTTGATCGGCTGTATAGGTGGAAGACTTGTCCCAATGCACCAATAGCAAAAGCGCTCAAGAGCCAATCTGAAGATGTCCAAAGCGAATTCAAATGGAGGGTAACTGAGGTATGTACATGTCATCCTGTGCATTGATTTGCTACCACTGATCAATTGATTTGATcttttttcataattttgttAATTTAACAGGTTGTAACACAACTTAAGGAAAATGGCTTCAACGCCGCCCTGTATTATGAAAACAAGAGGATGAAAGGAGTGGTGAATATTGTCCCAACTAGCGCTGTAAGGTCTGTTAGCTATATTCTGTGCTCAATTGTTTTATTTAGGTTATTTCaatatatttctataatttTATTTTCTGTCTAACTTGTACCATAATATCCTCCAGTGCTGAAGGCATTCCAgaccttctgctgctgctggtgcggtGGGTGCCAGAAATAATGATGGAAAGACTGACATATGCCAATAATGTAGAGGTTTGTTCTTGAGCCATTACTCTGTCAACTTTCCTTTTGATTGGCATTATGAGTATGGACATCTTTCTGTTTTTTGAGAGTTTGTATTAAAATTTAAATCACACTTCAGCAACTGATTTTGTTACATAGATCATTATTCATTGCAAGGCGATGTAAATGTGATTTTGTTGCCATATATGTTTATTTCTGTCAGTGTACTGTGCTGGAGGTCAATGAAGACAAAGATTTCGGAACTACTATTGACGTAGTGCTGATTAATGGTGCACTTCGTAAAGGTGATCAAATAGTTGTTTGCACCAAACAGGTATGTTCTTCTTTATTGTTAAAAATTCAAAATGCAGCCTTGAATGTTGCCTCATCTGATGTCAGAACCTTTTCATTTTCATCTGCAGGGGCCTGTCACAACCAACATAAGATATTTGTTGACACCTTATCCCATGAAAGAACTGAAAGCTAAGGTGAGTGAATAATGAAATCATTTTGTTTTGTTCATGCATATCTTTTTGGGTGTAGTTAGCGGCACATAGTAACATACATGGGtgtaataatttttttaaaaagctATGGTTGTAATATTTTGTATATTATTATCTTATCAACTGTTTATGTATTATCGAGAACTAGAATATCAGTCTGTACCTTGTTGCAAAGATTTACAAAACCTTCTGGACATCAGCATTAATACTTGTCCAGTAACAGTTAGCATATACAATTTAGTCTAATTTACGGACTCTAGAATCTAGGTACATATGCACTCAATAGTCATGTTTGTGCTTGCTGCTAATGCTGTTCTACTATAATTTCGTACTTCCAAATGTCAGGATGCCTCATTTTAATCCTATGTTTTAAAAGGACTCTGAGACAATGTGTTACCATTGTTCATTTTTTATCATGGATATAGTTTGTATCATTGCTGGATCAGGTATTACATCtcagatttttttcttttgacatATAACCATCTGCGAACCCCTTCAGGATACAACTTTGTTGGCACAACATTTAGCTAATGCATATTTGCATATTCCACATTCATGCATGTTTCATTCTTGCATCAGATTAATATCTTGATGTTAAAACAGATTTAGTTTAACCCTGTCATTCGCAACAAGGTTAAATAGTTTTTTAAGAACTTTGATTTGAAGAACTTGTGGACATTAGCACTTCCTTTATTTCTGGCTCATCAGCCGTGTATACAAGCTATCTGTAACTGGTATTCTGTTTGTTTATTTGTTTGGAGTAATTTTACAAGATCTTTCAGACATCGGTGTTTTTATGTTTCTTTGATTGGGAGTAGTTTAAGTAGGCTGGTGTGCAGCTGAGACATACACATTTGCATCACCTAAACCTGAAACTTCATAGATACATCGATAAAAAAAATCACGACAGAAACAACAAAAGGGCCTCAAAAAATATAATGTAAGTTAACTACCATGAATACATGATCACTAATTATAACGGAATTTTTCGGATAAGTTGATTCCGTTCTTCGTGTGGTTGAATAGTTATCACCGATTGCTGAGTTTGAAACCACAACTTGATTCCAAATATCTGGAATTCTATGTTTCCATTCATGCATTTCCCTGTATCCTAATTTGAACTTTGTAAAGTTTGTGAATGAAAGGTGTGTGTTTTAAGTAGTCCTTGCTGGCATATTCAATATTCCTAGTTACTTAAAGTAAAACTATGTTTTATTGTATGTGCTTTAGAATTTTAATTGGGTGGATGAGGAAACATGACTTTAATGTTTTTGCACTGAATCGAGAATAATTATTTCGGGTATTCTGACTAGCATATCCCTGTGACTTCTCAATCAGGGAGTATATAAGCATCACGAGGAGCTTAAAGCTGCCCAAGGGGTAAAAATTGCAGTGCGAGTAAGTTCTAATTtttattatcatttatttatgaAAAACTCCAATTTCCAAAGTACTCGTTTGcttattttatcttttttagGGACTGCGACATGCTATAGCAGGCACTGCTCTCATTGTGGTGAAACCAGGGGATGATCTGGAACAAGCTGAAGCCGCTGCAGTGCAAGAAATCAGTAATGCCAACAGCCTGTTCAATGAGGATGAAAGGGGTGAGGGTAATGATGGAACAGCAATAGAAGAAATAAGTAGGATCAAAACTTGCAAGGAGGGTGTCTATGTGCAAGCATCTAGTCTTGGAACCTTGGAAGCCATTATTGAGCATTTGAAGACCCTTTCTTTGGACATTCCTGTTGGTGGTTGCAACTTAGGCCCAGTGCACAAGCAGGATGTCCTGAAAGCGACTGCTATGCTGAAGAGGAAAGAAGAGTATGCAGCCATCTTGGCCTTTGATGTCAAAGTAATGCCTGAGGCTTTTGACCTTGCAGCTGAGTCAGGGGTGAAGATTTTTATGGCTCATACGGTATACAAGCTTGTTGACAGCTTTACTGATCACATTAAGAAACtgaaggaagagaagaagaagcaatATGCAGCTGAGGCAGTGTTCCCATGCACCCTTAAGGTTCTGCCAAACCATGTCTACCATAAAAAGGATCCAATTGTTTGTGATGTTGAAGTTTTGGAAGGTGTTGTCAAGGTACTTTGATGAGCCCTTTGTTCTGAGTCTGTTTATTCTTAATGATAATCTTTGA
The nucleotide sequence above comes from Panicum virgatum strain AP13 chromosome 3K, P.virgatum_v5, whole genome shotgun sequence. Encoded proteins:
- the LOC120699563 gene encoding eukaryotic translation initiation factor 5B-like yields the protein MSSRTPTAGSRGAAGAGGGRKKQAAASGARPAPRQHVRMIQEHLARAREEERRAEERRREEEARRAEEERRAREEAERRAEEERRAREERRRKRQEEARKRAEREEKRRMEDARRRLGIAVPDAASGEGRHRRPVYESRKSKSQPKHQSGTNLGETHVIEKQLEDMQSNASLEDTDGVVVDVLELSKEQITQPLSEDSSGIDDDDAWENKSFGEFDAQLCGDSPPFGEEEDERTEEKHVYSAAPIADSMSLSDDIGEDVVSILQDDGSSNGIDRELRAPICCILGHVDAGKTKLLDCIRRSNVQGGEAGGITQQIGATYLPVENIRERSSLKDEATIKVPGLLVIDTPGHQSFSNMRLRGSSLCDIAVVVVDITRGLEKQTIESLDLLKHRNVRFIVALNKVDRLYRWKTCPNAPIAKALKSQSEDVQSEFKWRVTEVVTQLKENGFNAALYYENKRMKGVVNIVPTSAVSAEGIPDLLLLLVRWVPEIMMERLTYANNVECTVLEVNEDKDFGTTIDVVLINGALRKGDQIVVCTKQGPVTTNIRYLLTPYPMKELKAKGVYKHHEELKAAQGVKIAVRGLRHAIAGTALIVVKPGDDLEQAEAAAVQEISNANSLFNEDERGEGNDGTAIEEISRIKTCKEGVYVQASSLGTLEAIIEHLKTLSLDIPVGGCNLGPVHKQDVLKATAMLKRKEEYAAILAFDVKVMPEAFDLAAESGVKIFMAHTVYKLVDSFTDHIKKLKEEKKKQYAAEAVFPCTLKVLPNHVYHKKDPIVCDVEVLEGVVKVGTPICVSVPSKDRDADVVHSLGRISSMETSNGKPIDSAKKGVVSIKIIGENPQERSRLYGRHFNADNELLSQISRKSIDVLEEYYQDEMTNENWQLIRRLKKQFGIL